From Solanum stenotomum isolate F172 chromosome 2, ASM1918654v1, whole genome shotgun sequence:
TATAtctaattcaattaattaaaaaggaaaaaaaatattttgtatatacaaatatttatcatataatatatttttcctttttttgcgCATTACAGttgatatttttgtatatatataattgtttaccaACAAAGGTtctggtggagtggtaagtactccttcatccttaaccaagaggttTTAGGTTTGAGTCTCCTTGGGTACGGAGTTGCCTTTGTTACGGAGAATTTTACCCCCAATGTGGAACTTTCCGACGCGAATCCaaatttagtcgggctccaatgtggATATCAGATAccggatgaaaaaaaaaaaataataaaaaaaaataataaaataaaaaaaaaatatatatatataaattaaataattgtataaaatagtgTGGGTATTTACACCATAAgtcataaaaaatcaaatacactttattataatatgattcaaatcaaactcaaaaaaattaagaaaataaaaaaatctattaaaaaatatctGGTGTGGTTTATTGTTTTactcgaaaaataaaataaaaatggacttGTTTCGAAAAATCGACTAAACCTATGTTTTGAAGAGAAATCGATTTTTCAaatagagtcgccacttaatttttaaaagaaattaaaaaaacttataattttttcaaatgacttaaacaaaataaaatcaattgaaataaaaagggttcgagttcaaTGTACAATCCTAGAAGGTGTTAGGCACTCGGATtgtccgctaacttgcggttgaccaacgatttaactaaaaatatttgactaactttAGAAAATTAATCCCGTCTTTCATAGCCAGGGATTAGTCATTTAAGGACCAGTTGATGCGCTGGGATGAAAGAAAGTTATCAGGATTAGGAGTTTggggttcacaagttaatacgcgcgcgcacacacacacacatatatatatatatatatatatatatatttaatttttcaatacaaatataAGATCTATGGAAAAGCTAGTGAGTTCGCCCGAACCCACGAACCTCCACCTAACTTCGCCTCTACCAACAACTAACATTAATTAACTTCACCATCACAACTATCAACCGTCACCGTCACGTTAGTCGCTACGACACCAAttaaattatacaaacaaatatctaagaatatatatttaatttagtaAAGGCTAGCTATATATAGGGATTAGGTTTTTTCTAACTTTCTTTATCTTCAAACATTCTAAACTTTACAAGTCGTTTTCATTTGGGTAAGCAGTTTGTTGAAAAAATCGTTTCTAAAGAACTAATCACTTCATCATTAAACAAtgattaaagaattttttttaatacatagaGTACTATTTTTTACCTCTCTGAATTTGTGGTCAAttttgggtgtgtttggtatgaaggaaaatgttttccaattttgggtgtgtttggtatgaaggaaaatgttttccaattttctcatgtttggttgggttaagggtgtgtttggtatgaaggaaaacattttccaaaaaatgttttccaattttctcatgtttggttgggttaaatgtttttcaaatcaacttattttcctcaaatttaaggaaaatgacttctcttcaaaacttaaggaaaacattttccaaaactctcttccaacttccaattaaaaaaaaaattattgaaaaaatcaatttattttgtccctaccctcaaaccagccccccaaccaaccccccctcccccaaaaaaataaataaatttaaagcttgttttaaattcaatttttttatccacCCTCGCCCCTACACCCTACCtcaccccctcccaaaaaatattaaaaattatttttaaaagatatttctaatttcaatttttttttttttccccccccccccccccccccccccccccccccccccccccccaaaaaaataaaaatttaagtttattttttaaaaatattttcagcttcaaaaatttattttttcaacccAACCCTCAACCCCCCCACCagcccccaccccccaccccccaaaaaaatttaagtttgtttttttaaaaaaaattcaacttcaaaatttcaatttttcacccctaccctcgacccccccTCACCACGCCCTACCACCCCCCACGccccaaaaataatttaagtttgtttttaaaaaatattttcaatttcaaaaattattttctactctagtaaaaataaaagatatttctcaaaaatattttttcattcataaatcaaacactaaaaatctttttcgaaaatattttctactcaccaaccaacaCCCTTTATATAACATACTTTTCCTTCGAGGGAAATTAGGTCTTTTATACACCAAACGTTTTACCAAatgtattttataatatatgcaCATTACTTTTGTGTTTGACCATTTAATTTGTAATgagtatacttttttttttttatattaatgcACACTACTTTTGTTTTTGATCAATATTGTTTCTAAATATGTCTATCTCATGCACTAAAAGATCGTAACTCGTGTcattaatcttttttaaaaaatatattaaattacaaCTCTACTATTGATatctgaaaagaaaaaaattctttatgTTCTTCAGGATTTTGTGAAgagtaaattatttttcactgtaaaaatatgatattctttttaaataaattaacaaagAAAGTATGTCtgataaattgaaatgaagagTAATATTTATAATTGTTAATAACTTGCTTTGAAAATCAACGTCAAATTCCTCAGCTATAAGATCAACTTAGCAAGTTTTTATGAGATCTTAACTTTTTAAAGAATCACATTTTCTATATTGTGACATTTTTAGCTTGAAAAACTACCAAATGactttttgttattcttttaattgttatatagCGATTCAAAGGTACGAGATGTATGTTGTTGGGGGAGAGGAAAGGGCACGGTTCCCTAGGCTCCAATTAATTTCAGATCGAGATATATTgataagtatatatttatttacctATATATGACTTGTTTTTCATAACGTATGTTGTACATGTGGTTGGACagataaactaattaaattacACTTTATTTCGTAAAAAACtttccacatttatatctaattcaattcaatttttgaaaCGTGTGGTACTTTATTTGAGTTATTCAAACATAAGGTGAAAACAATATAAGCTAAGGAAATAAATTGAGGCAGTTTAGTTATAATTAACAATTTCTTTTAACAGTATCAAACAAAacataagttaaaattatataatggAGAGGCGATTTTGTAGTCAGGGGATTATTTGAACCCGAATTTCTGCCCGAATTTCTGGTTaaggatatatatatgtgtTATTAGGGAAGGAAAGTCATGTATTCATGGGGTCCAAAATCTTTCCCTCTCACAATGAGGATGAagagtatatatacatatgagaAGATGCGGGAGGAAATTTGAGGGTGTTTTTTCAATTCGAAATTTGAATTCTCTTTTGGATAAGTGCTGTAAATCGTACCAATTCCAACAGAAAAATGGTGAGAGCCCACGCGAACGGGTTGCTGGAGCTCGGGTCGCGATTCTGGGTTCTCGCTGCACTGGTTCgcagagaagaagaaaggagaaacgaacaggggtggggtggggtcgGTTTATGTATGCTGTTTGTATTGTATGGATGGATTTCTTTGGTATTGATTGGGCGGGGAATTGAGTAACGGGCTGATTGGAATTAAGAAGGGAGGGAATGGGAAATGGGCTCGAAATTGAATTGGTTTTGGTGTATCTGGAAATCAAATTGAACTAGGCTGAAAATATAGCCCAATTTTGGGTCTTAAAGAATTGGGAGGCTAGGATAGCAAGTCGCTAATTTTGCAAGTGCCGAATAGAATTCGAAACTTAGctaatgaattaaaattaatcaattaacaAGTTTCTTcaattcaacaaaataaaataattaaattgattataaaataactaatttaattacaaactaattaactcaaaatttataactatcatttaaactaaactaaattaGTAGAATAACATTTctcatttatattttgaataacATTTGATATTGAGTAAATCGACTACGAATGACCAATGTCTCGTTCGTGAGGAAGTATACGTTATTTCTACACGATGATTTTGAGTAAATCAACTAGGACTCTCTTTTTGATATCTTGCCAATAATGAGCCATAAGTGCCCAAGCACAAAAGGGAGTAGTTGTAGCCCAAGAGTTCTACTGTCAAGGCCTGGTGGTTAAGCAATCTTGGGCTATCTTATTATCATTCACCACCAAAACTTGATGGCCCTAATGTAGGACTCCTAAAATACTTTTACAATCACATTTCAAATGTAGGAATTTTGAATTTCTGTTATTATTTGCATTACAATATTACAAACTAGTAGTAAACAACAGTGGCATGAGGCACAAATTTTGTTTATCATTTCATTCATAAAGATCGGGAGCCAAGCGCGGAGCAAGGATAACTTCGAGTGGAGAAGCTTTGAGCACTGTCAATCCAAAGCTCTCACTCATATCAATTGGTTCATCTGAAGGCCTCTTCATGTCAAACCCCTGCAGCAACATTGCTATTACAAAGGGCAAAACTTGAAGGGCTAACGAAATTCCAGGGCACATTCTTCTTCCACTACCAAATGGCATTAACTCAAAGTGATTGCCCTTTACATCGACATCCTTGTGGGTCGACAAGAACCTCTCTGGCTTAAACTCGTGAGGATTTGGCCATATATTAGGATCGTGATGAATCTTCCATAAGTTCACTAATAAGCGAGTGCCTTTTGGTATATCATACCCACTGATAGTACAATCCTCCATCGACTCGTGTGGCACTGAGAGTGGTGCAGCCGGATATAAACGTAATCCTTCTTTAACaatagcttgaaggtaaactaAGTTTTTTATATCCGATTCTTGGACCCATCTGTTCTTGCCAACATGAGCGTCTAGCTCATCTTGAGCCTTTTGAATTGCTTGATAGTTGTTGAGTAGTAGAGATAAAGTCCACGTTAGAGTTACGATCGTGGTGTCTGTACCTGCAGACAGCAAAGCCTAAACAAGACAAATTCAGCAATCAGATCCACATACGAGCTCAACACAGTGCATATAGTTGATACGAGATCAGAATAGAAACAATTTTTGAGTAATTTGATCTGAAGAAACGTACCATACATGTAGCTTTGATAGCGGTATCGGCATCAAATCCAGGCAGATCTCTGTCTTCACAAATGGAAAGCATGACATCCATgaaatcttcttcttcaccagatttaataatttctttcttcGTTTTGTGCTCTGTTAACCATTCTTCAACAACAGAATCCATTTCTTTAGAAACCTCCTTCATTGCTTTCTCATAGCCTCCAATATCCAGCCATCTTAAATAAGGTAaaaaatcagccacaacaaaaGCTCCTAACAATTCGAAAAATCTTCGAATTGCTTTGTGAGCCTTATTTATTCCTTCGTCCTCATTACTCCTTCGCCCTTTTCCGAATAACATTTTCCCCATAGTATTCATAACTAAATCCCCAATCCATTCCTTCATCTCCATCTTCACAACACCATTTAAATTATTCTTTGCCCAATTATTATAAATCTCTTTAACAGATGATTTTACCTCAAATTGTCTGATGTGTTTGAGCATCTCGATTCGCCGAGCGGAGAAAAGTTCAATTGTGGCAATCTTCCTTGTTTCTCTCCAGTAAGGACCGTAAGAACAAAGTCCAAACATAGCGTGTTTGTAGCCTATAATCTCTGAAGCCATGGATTTAGGCCGGTTCGCTAGGGCTAAATCGTTTGTTGTGAAGCACTCTTTGGCTAATTTGTGATCACTCACAACTACAACCTGATGAACTCCAAGCTTCATTCCGAAAATAGACCCGTACTTATCTGCCAAGCGGCCCAACACTTTGTGAGGCAACTGATCAGATTCAGATCCACCGAGAAGGTGGAGATGGCCGATAATAGGCCATGCTCCGGCAGCTTCAGGTACCTTTCTACTACTACTCTGCTTTTTAGCTGAGTAAAATTGTTTGTGAAGAAATAAAAGTACAATAAAGGAGCTAGCTAATGTAACAGCAATTAGAAAGAAATCCATGGCAAATAAAATTTATCAGTCGTTTTCTCTAATGTGGGGAAATGAAAACACTCGTAGCTTATATAGGGAGCAGTTCTCATCCCTATAAAATACTCctgttttatttatttgttttcataTGAATCTGAACgtaaatatgaatttgaattaagATCTATATGAAAGCGTTAACATTTTGACATAACTTTATGTGGAAAAGATATATGGATCCTCTCCTATTTTTGGGAGAGTTGTGCACAACTCTTATtaaggaaataataataatatccaTTAGACAAAGGGACAAATTTGCATTCGGAATGGTGATAGTGATGGCGTGTGGACCAtagtaggggtgtgcaaaaaccgaaccgaaaaaaacattattggtttattgatattgggttattgggctaacggtttttaaacggttttgcaatttttttttattgggttattggttcggtttccggttttataatttttgttaatggttgaatcgataacccaataagactatactaaatttactagtcttattgttaatgttaaacgattgttactttcacactttttgttaatagttaaacgattgttactttcacactttttgttaatagttaaatgattgttactttcacattttttcctttgaatgtgtctagtgtctaaacttgcaagaaaaatgattgttacttttatgattattactttcatgtcaaatgctggaaaaatcatatggtttatttgaaaattttcttattgtgtatattatatagatgagtattttcttattggttaaaccgaaaaccgaaccattAAGTACCATAAAtcgattaaccaaaaaccgataagaaatatgttattggtttggttatcggtttgaagtatttataaaccgaaaaccgataaaccgaaccaataacacctaaaaccgaaccaataacacctaaaaccgaaccgaccgatgcgcacCCCTAGACCATAGAGAGGGTAACAAAATCATTCAAATGCCAAATTGTATTATATGACTTTTTGGTACACTTTTGTACGCGTTACGACATGAAGTTGGTGAGCCGGTGAGCTAGTActgtattttatttgaaaataattattgacatttCTTgaggagaattttttttaaaaataaaaaactaatttttcaaacttcaaattgaaatgaaacacTGAATACAAACAAAATCGAACAGAATGCTTTTTGGTTTCTCGAGATCAATTCGCATGACTAAATTCGAATTGCACTCTGCGTGGTCGTTTAGAGTGATGctttcaacataatttttttcatacttaTAATTAATTCTTATATTACTAATATCTAACTTACTTTAACTAGCAACCAAACAACTCCTAAGTTATTTTCCACGCCTTTGCTGTCATTTTCTCTAGCGTACCAACAATgctttaaatttttcttaagtACTAAAACATTTGATTAGTTGATATATCAAAATCAATGTAATTTCACTTGGAGAGATTAAGGCCTCTAGTTATATTTTCCATCATTCATAACACATAATCTTGATCATAATTAATCAGTCATCTAATTAAGCATTCTCCCTCTAATTTCCTTAAGCCATGGATTTCTCTCTTGCCATTACTTATGCTactacatttattatttttctctatttcatTTACATGCCTTTTGGGATTTTTAGTAACAAAAAAAGGCAACATTAACAGCAGAACACCCCCTAAAGTTGCTGGATCCTGGCCTGTAATTGGCCATCTTCATCTTCTCAGTGGATCTAATCTGCCTCACAATACATTTGGGCTCATGGCAGACAAATATGGCCCAATTTTCACAGTAAAATTTGGAGCCCATCAAGTTTTGGTGGTAAACGATAGGACGATAGCCCAAGATTGCTTTACTACCATCAAGATTTTATGGATATAATGTTGTCCCTTTTTGAAGATGCTATAGATGAAGATCTTGATGGTTTTGATGTTGGTACTATTATAAAATCTACATGCTTGGTAAGGCTATTTTAATTAAAGTActttcaatatttctttttttttctccgtGTCCGATACCCATATTGCAGCCCTGTAACCCGATTAAACTGGGATCGGGAGGTCCCACATTATTGAGGGATAAAGCGCCCTAACAAATGCAATTATATATTCAGGGGGATTCGAACCAAAGACATCTGgttaaagatgaagaagtacTTGTCATTCCACCACAACCCTCGTGGGTTACTTTCaatatttcattttgaaatGACATTATAAtgtttactaatttttttattttttttcggtttaattcctcttctcaatttttttctcttaatattTTGGAAGGCTATGCTAGCAGGAGGATCTGACACCACAGTTGTAGCACTAACATGGACTCTCTCTTTGTTACCTTGTTGATGAGTCACAAATAACTAACTTGGTCTATCTTCAAGCTATTGCTAAAGAATCGTTACGTTTATATCCACCTGGACCACTCTCAGCGCCTCATGAATCCATGAATCCATGGAAGATTGAACTATTGGTGGCTACAATATCCCTAAAGGTACTCGAGTACTATTCAACTTGTGGAAGATTCAACGGGATCCGACTGTTTGGCCAGAACCCGATTTATTCAAGTCAGAGAGGTTCTTAACGACTCATAAAGGAGTAGATGTAAAgggaaataatttcaaattgatTTCATTTAGCTCTGGAAGAAGGATTTGTCCGGAGATTTCTTCAGCACTTGTGTTGTTGCACTTGACTTTGGCTAACGTGTTACTAGCGTTTGAAAT
This genomic window contains:
- the LOC125855086 gene encoding cytochrome P450 CYP82D47-like; this translates as MDFFLIAVTLASSFIVLLFLHKQFYSAKKQSSSRKVPEAAGAWPIIGHLHLLGGSESDQLPHKVLGRLADKYGSIFGMKLGVHQVVVVSDHKLAKECFTTNDLALANRPKSMASEIIGYKHAMFGLCSYGPYWRETRKIATIELFSARRIEMLKHIRQFEVKSSVKEIYNNWAKNNLNGVVKMEMKEWIGDLVMNTMGKMLFGKGRRSNEDEGINKAHKAIRRFFELLGAFVVADFLPYLRWLDIGGYEKAMKEVSKEMDSVVEEWLTEHKTKKEIIKSGEEEDFMDVMLSICEDRDLPGFDADTAIKATCMALLSAGTDTTIVTLTWTLSLLLNNYQAIQKAQDELDAHVGKNRWVQESDIKNLVYLQAIVKEGLRLYPAAPLSVPHESMEDCTISGYDIPKGTRLLVNLWKIHHDPNIWPNPHEFKPERFLSTHKDVDVKGNHFELMPFGSGRRMCPGISLALQVLPFVIAMLLQGFDMKRPSDEPIDMSESFGLTVLKASPLEVILAPRLAPDLYE